From Plasmodium brasilianum strain Bolivian I chromosome 7, whole genome shotgun sequence, the proteins below share one genomic window:
- a CDS encoding nucleoporin NUP221 — translation MQNSSSNNLFGSFNNQGNNTNKGIFGNANVQSNLANTDHSSIFGASKTQQSNNALVNKNIFNMSGNSTGLGGSKSIYDNTSSHSNLGNKNIFGSSNVNSISSSQGNMGGNNLFMNSSNQNNLNMKNIFGGTSNINTQGSNLSNKSIFGGLQQNAQNTTSNNLFGNLSSSQTNSGSMFGNLSPGSQNKGNSLFGTSPSSNQTSATSNMFGNASTMNQNKSGGLFGNLQSSNQGTTSSSMFGGLSSSQGKTTAGGNLFGAMSAGVGTGGNTGTNNLFGNSSTVSQNKPGGIFGNLQSPTQSPAGGNIFGNSSTLNQNKGNSLFSAFSTTNQASSTSNMFGNASTMNQNKSGGLFGNLQSSNQGTTNSSMFGGLSSSQGKTTDGSNLFGGMSTSASTPSSNIFGSTSTMNQNKAGGVFGTLQSPTNQSTTSSSSMFGGLSSSQTQLTTGSSLFGGMNTNNTTSSNNIFGNAVGGNQSKTSSNLFGSLSTSTQPASTNLFGGTTSSSQGMTTSSVFSSSVASGATQNKFNNIFGQVSSPNQNTAIPGGTTGIGTSSGSGTTSTLGGVNTTTGTSNIFGNVSSAGSNINNIGDNKNILGTSSGFSVSPTTTSVNPSTIGGGIGLGSNLSTALSQSLNTNLSSVGNATNASGASMFGTLGGGLNATVGANMFDNGNLGTGLTVGTVSPSSTLFLGDKNISGMNMITQETLLVDGKIKDGDLLTQHMNIVKEDVGGRGNLDKLDEDLTIIKRKESIFDKAYDDDIGNEKEQGGVFYNHINLIINDNINDIQKTTFSLLNDYDSYMWDNFKSSIFKNFVDYIVNFKQKKNQKLIKSNVLDLDQHEFQILIWLYNVNSYKIDFIPFKSFYYLLLSDTNLNYSKMLIGNSDNNILFGNFVEINDHYYMNSQSHFFKTQINKHHHDSVLLSRDKNGLAKRNSLLDIDSIYKQNLKDILNSLLNMNLSIMKENFKKREKEEYYENNENSNNESNNNFGNNNINGVGSINSINNINNISGVNNIGNNKDKFICMSNYTYENLLLNYLFGTLQHLHDKFYKIEITNYVSKDLNQVDDYFVDAKSNAIFSYCYDNFYKNEMDKEYCTIHFFFYLTNIMFRCGNYIGLIQIIKNEEFVKNLCIDRYLYDFVILLIRILLLLYNKNNEISILENMNAEIDCCDILKKKINMSNLINFFHSIIYLCVSNIYAYDLLCILFSDIFYKKGNMYINRERKIEMKNIFHYTKKKKRRHVKNYEQDMEVDNSYMKRGRGSKTSEDYYSDDIVSNDNYSGNRNGSRGIRNYSNSNRNSSSNSNRNSSRIRNSSHNINNSNINNHSSINRNSSNNSILNRDVIYQSDSRNCQNDDSNYDKEDSSEYNSEEERETPKSKGKAFFFDMFTNILQKPKKPKEDPFGNIELNEEIDKINRDSMLISNIEILGITNRYAYNFEYCNIETSIWIELTLFVSKNFDLSGSKFQENFDIFDTNLSFYNYDDDNNAFLNDTKYRREKINNKIEKLFTCISSCIIHENKEYFSICSKLKVDDVINNFIVEDGKISEKVKGNISKVLNNNFLLYIKLFYYLLLVGNLYITVAFLSCISNNVQRILLVLTIFLHKNNIFENAQLNNIKTKTLSFLKFQNENTSILDNSHDINDDLQSRSDKMNLVLLSMNNHDIPFDYFLLQNNNINILLKITYLLNLKTNISIKLLKSIVQQNQDILLHENIIGQINNDGNIYYGKLHDFLFLFKNKIKIRKDVKCFFLMYYILYKKKSFHNNMLSKKKSEIDEEYHYKCRNFKFVQNKNINTLNRITIDNSIISVHASILYKISQFYAILAYFANQRKNYIISFICYYILKDEQSAINSLIRIYNDELIYYYHNSDKEYSYIRKCAFRFYHLAKNMWPSNIKLESVESKSYLVMSILLMKRKMYEEAYIIFSSTLIPDNMLEKLSTADYYNIDLSSNFLMTLRELCRKNYRINELVGPTTLHAVVKFLLPIKDKLDAQVIESINYLGTLSF, via the exons atgcaAAATTCTTCGTCGAATAACCTTTTTGGATCCTTTAACAATCAAGGAAATAACACAAATAAGGGTATATTTGGCAATGCAAATGTTCAATCAAATTTGGCAAATACTGATCATTCTTCAATTTTTGGAGCATCAAAAACACAGCAATCAAATAATGCGCtagtaaacaaaaatatatttaatatgagTGGTAATTCCACTGGTTTAGGTGGAAgtaaaagtatatatgaCAACACAAGTAGTCATTCGAACTTAggtaacaaaaatatttttggtAGTTCAAATGTAAATAGTATTAGTAGTAGTCAAGGAAATATGGGtggaaataatttatttatgaattcaagtaatcaaaataatttaaatatgaaaaatatttttggtggtacatcaaatataaatactcAAGGATCAAATTTATCTAATAAAAGCATATTTGGAGGTTTACAACAAAATGCTCAGAATACAACATCAAATAATCTTTTTGGGAATTTATCATCTAGTCAAACAAATTCTGGCAGTATGTTTGGAAATTTGTCACCAGGTAGCCAAAATAAGGGAAATAGTTTATTTGGTACTTCTCCATCTTCTAATCAAACATCAGCTACAAGTAATATGTTTGGGAATGCTTCAACAATGAATCAGAATAAATCGGGTGGGCTTTTTGGAAATTTACAATCCTCCAATCAAGGTACAACAAGTAGTAGCATGTTTGGAGGTTTATCATCAAGTCAGGGAAAGACGACTGCGGGAGGTAATCTTTTTGGAGCTATGTCTGCAGGTGTTGGGACTGGTGGAAACACAggaacaaataatttatttggaAATTCATCAACAGTGAGTCAGAATAAACCTGGTGGGATTTTTGGTAATTTACAGTCGCCTACTCAAAGTCCAGCAGGTGGTAATATATTTGGAAATTCATCAACATTGAAtcaaaataaaggaaatagTTTATTCAGTGCATTTTCTACAACAAATCAGGCATCATCTACAAGTAATATGTTTGGGAATGCTTCAACAATGAATCAGAATAAATCGGGTGGACTTTTCGGAAATTTACAATCCTCTAATCAAGGTACAACAAATAGTAGCATGTTTGGAGGTTTATCGTCAAGTCAGGGAAAGACCACGGATGGAAGTAACCTTTTCGGAGGAATGTCTACAAGTGCAAGTACACCATCAAGTAATATATTTGGAAGTACATCAACAATGAATCAAAATAAAGCAGGTGGAGTTTTTGGAACACTGCAGTCACCAACGAATCAAAGTACAACAAGTAGTAGTAGCATGTTTGGAGGTTTATCATCAAGTCAAACACAACTTACAACTGGAAGTAGTCTTTTTGGAGGTatgaatacaaataatactacatcatcaaataatatatttggaaATGCAGTAGGAGGTAATCAAAGTAAAACAAGTAGCAACCTTTTTGGATCATTATCAACAAGTACTCAACCTGCAAGTACGAACTTATTTGGTGGAACAACTTCATCAAGTCAAGGTATGACGACAAGTAGTGTTTTTTCCTCCTCTGTGGCCTCAGGAGCTActcaaaataaatttaataatatattcggACAGGTATCAAGTCCAAATCAAAATACAGCAATACCTGGTGGAACAACAGGGATAGGGACTTCTTCTGGAAGTGGGACAACTTCAACATTAGGTGGAGTAAATACTACTACAGGTACAAGTAATATATTTGGAAATGTATCATCTGCAGgtagtaatataaataatataggtgataataagaatatattgGGAACATCATCAGGTTTTTCCGTAAGCCCAACAACTACCAGTGTAAATCCAAGTACAATAGGAGGAGGTATAGGTTTAGGATCAAATTTAAGTACAGCATTAAGTCAAAGTTTAAACACAAATTTAAGTAGTGTAGGGAATGCTACAAATGCAAGTGGAGCTAGTATGTTTGGTACTTTAGGTGGGGGATTAAATGCTACTGTTGGTGCAAATATGTTTGATAACGGGAATCTAGGTACAGGTTTAACGGTTGGTACAGTAAGTCCATCGAGTACCCTTTTTTTAggtgataaaaatataagcggTATGAATATGATTACACAAGAAACACTTTTAGTGGATGGCAAAATAAAAGATGGAGATTTACTAACACAGCACATGAATATAGTTAAAGAAGATGTTGGAGGTAGAGGGAATTTAGATAAATTGGATGAAGATTTAACAATTattaaaaggaaagaaaGTATATTCGATAAAGCATATGATGATGATATTGGAAATGAAAAGGAGCAAGGAGGAGTATTTTATAACCATATTAACTTAAttattaatgataatataaatgatatacaGAAAACAACATTTTCACTATTAAACGACTATGATTCATATATGTGggataattttaaaagtagtatttttaagaattttgTTGATTATATAGTTAATTTtaagcagaaaaaaaatcagAAACTTATAAAAAGCAATGTGTTAGATTTAGATCAACATGAAtttcaaatattaatatgGTTATATAATGTTAATTCGTATAAAATAGACTTTATACCttttaaaagtttttattatttattattaagtgatacaaatttaaattattcaaaaatgcTTATTGGCAATTCTGATAACAATATCTTATTTGGGAATTTTGTTGAAATTAATGatcattattatatgaacTCACAGAGtcattttttcaaaacacaaataaataagcACCACCATGATAGTGTATTATTAAGTAGGGATAAGAATGGATTGGCGAAAAGGAATAGTTTGCTAGATATAGACTCTATATACAAGCAAAATTTAAAGGATATTCTAAATAGTTTACTAAACATGAACCTGTCCataatgaaagaaaattttaaaaaaagggaaaaagagGAGTATTATGAGAATAATGAAAACAGCAACAATGAAAGTAATAACAACTTtggtaataacaatattaacGGTGTGGGTAGCATTAACAGTATCAacaatattaacaatattagTGGTGTGAACAACATTGGTAATAATAAGGATAAATTTATCTGCATGAGTAACTATACGTATGAAAATTTGTTACTGAACTATCTGTTTGGGACCTTACAACATTTGCATgataaattttacaaaatagaaataacTAATTATGTTTCAAAAGATCTAAACCAAGTAGATGATTATTTTGTTGATGCTAAATCGAACGCAATATTTTCCTACTGTTATGataacttttataaaaatgaaatggaCAAGGAATATTGTactattcattttttcttttatctaACGAATATTATGTTTCGTTGTGGAAATTATATAGGGCTAATtcagataataaaaaatgaagaatttgTGAAGAATCTATGTATTGATAGATACCTATACGATTTTGTAATATTGTTAATAAGGATATTACTTTtactttataataaaaacaatgaaaTAAGTATACTTGAAAATATGAATGCTGAAATAGATTGTTGtgatattttaaagaaaaaaattaatatgtcgaatttaattaatttttttcattccattatttatttatgtgtgagtaatatatatgcatacgatttgttatgtattttattttctgatattttttataagaaagGAAATATGTACATCAATAGGGAAAGGAAAATTGAGATgaagaatatttttcattacaccaagaaaaaaaagaggcgccatgtaaaaaattatgagcAGGATATGGAAGTAGATAACAGTTACATGAAGAGAGGTAGAGGTAGCAAAACGAGCGAGGATTATTACAGTGATGATATTGTTTCTAACGACAACTACAGTGGTAACAGGAACGGTAGTAGGGGTATCCGTAATTATAGCAACAGTAACAGAAATAGCAGTAGCAATAGCAATAGAAATAGCAGCAGAATTCGTAATAGTAGTCATAATATTAACAacagtaatattaataaccACAGTAGTATTAAccgtaatagtagtaataacagCATTCTTAATCGTGATGTTATCTATCAGAGTGATAGTCGTAATTGTCAGAATGATGACAGTAACTATGATAAAGAGGACAGTAGCGAATATAACAGTGAAGAAGAAAGGGAAACACCAAAAAGTAAGGGgaaagcatttttttttgatatgtTTACAAATATTCTTCAGAAACCAAAAAAGCCCAAAGAGGATCCATTTGGAAATATagaattaaatgaagaaattgataaaattaatagaGATTCTATGCTTATAAGTAATATTGAAATTTTAGGAATTACGAACAGATATGCATACAATTTTGAATACTGTAATATTGAAACGAGTATATGGATTGAATTAACTTTATttgtttcaaaaaattttgatttaAGTGGAAGCAAGTTTCAAGAAAATTTTGATATCTTTGATACCAATTTAAGTTTTTACAATtatgatgatgataataatgcatttttaaatgatacaaaatatagacgagaaaagataaataataaaatagaaaaattatttacgtGTATTTCTAGTTGTATTATTCATGAAAATaaggaatatttttcaatatgcTCGAAACTTAAAGTAGAtgatgtaataaataattttattgtagAGGACGGAAAAATATCGGAAAAAGTCAAGGGGAATATATCAAAAgtgttaaataataattttcttttatatattaaattattttattatttattattagtaggtaatttgtatataactGTTGCTTTTCTATCATGTATCTCTAACAATGTTCAAAGAATATTGTTAGTTTTGactatatttttacacaaaaataatatttttgaaaatgcgcaattaaataatataaaaacaaaaacattaagctttttaaaatttcaaaatgaaaatacatCTATTTTGGATAACTCTCATGATATTAATGATGATCTGCAGTCAAGATCagataaaatgaatttagTCCTTTTGAGTATGAACAATCATGATATACCctttgattattttttacttcaaaataataatattaatattttattaaaaataacctatttacttaatttaaaaacaaatataagtattaaattattaaaaagtatagTACAACAAAACCaagatattttattacatgaaAACATAATAGGCCAAATAAACAATGAtgggaatatatattatggaaaattgcatgattttttatttctttttaaaaataagataaaaataaggaaagaTGTAAaatgtttctttttaatgtattatatattatataaaaagaaatcctttcataataatatgttaagcaaaaaaaaaagtgaaattgATGAAGAATACCATTACAAGTgcagaaattttaaatttgtacAGAACAAGAATATTAATACTTTGAATCGAATAACTATAGACAACTCAATTATAAGTGTGCATGcatctattttatataaaatatctcAGTTTTACGCTATTCTGGCCTACTTTGCAAATCAAAGAAAGAACTATATAATATcgtttatttgttattatatactaAAAGATGAACAAAGCGCAATAAATTCATTAATCAGAATTTATAATGACGaacttatatattactatCACAATAGTGATAAAGAGTATAGCTACATACGAAAATGCGCCTTTAGATTTTACCACCTGGCGAAG AACATGTGGCCGTCtaatattaaattagaaTCTGTTGAAAGTAAGTCATATCTTGTTATGAGCATTCttttaatgaaaaggaaaatgtatGAGGAggcttatattattttttcatcaacCTTAATTCCAGATAATATGTTAGAAAAACTGTCCACTGCGGATTACTACAATATTGATTTATCGTCCAACTTTTTGATGACATTGAGAGAGTTatgtagaaaaaattatagg ATAAACGAGTTAGTTGGACCAACGACCCTACATGCTgttgttaaatttttattgccTATTAAAGATAAATTGGACGCTCAAGTTATTGAGAGTATTAACTATTTAGGTACATTaagcttttaa
- a CDS encoding mitochondrial carrier protein — protein MNELSVNDAFDEIEMESFDFIWEEWEEYKGDVPMWQHIFCGSIAGLMEHVFMYPLDTLKTYIQTNDRLKSKKMSEMCNLYSCTGNNNHFSELCVHNNGISNNININAHIDKKKFCSSTGCDNCIYNKTCCYNICNMKIFGRFNKNNMRSMNTFQGLGGNKNLLSKFHYNLRAGEKDVAHVKNKQFRQNNYCNKILNKRLNSKCNDKYANCNYRHMSYALKGGRRYNLIVRSSLKSDDSPSAYNCKNRRVNSLMHNINKMEYNKLRRGSDKRKENLGNGNTNIAVKNAVVGSSSNGSSNNKDNNCNRNNCNLKEKKVWLFLDNKKENNFRKWKEVLSKSIYKKDKVKESSRRINYYKYSMKIKSMKILKRIPNFSIHLKLLLQKEDTNYLKHGYLTRMQKNKILLNSILHKNILIKNEKGNNTFLYIKRGNCLSSLVNSMKETLICSVKKCYHFSRFNKIIKVKDFSSNLSFKFFFQKFMCAGDANVQREMLRNYFKLPKGSDNNNNSKNSNGSNSITYNNSYGNSRSRYWNYYNFSRTNKKGNTFQNCYMNILNTLKNKKNYINTFAYSVQKMKSALLTNFRLEKNTSSLILSNEERMRNKCANYSTLFRNNNIFLNNLMYVTKSNNCKSLFDRNIHSSNKPNFYKNCSRNRISNEFNKNFKSFNFFKSIFPDINNRINITTRYNCSLIRNNVVNLYKGVNVVMLGCIPAHALYFSTFEYSKKYFSSMSTGYFPVNILNSNSNNRSSRSNKIDGINYKLNDLNYFGIAVSGFLATVAHDIIITPIDTLKQRIQLGINKNSLDSLKILRENGIRSLYLSLPITLLMNIPYQIIMICTNEKMKKIYFEYVCNMNGASKNNYENKYTSHKDSNSGKVKEEFNDLHNSQNKRQNINIINEYNELKRTEKCGNNTSNSNCNMEKVSGMNNKLMKFYIDQDLYSMNNFSKNRERKFLQNDIENAIGRNLTGFNEEQTNRDLFIKNVVNRLENDSSNNNGTQHFDHKIRDSFDISKQKFNNNMELKNIWMDNYNKNDFFNKTFNHITSYFVCAGIGGGIAAVVTNPLDVIKTRIQTECFNTKGFNFFRVVSNLYYKEGLRSFFKGSLARMALCIPASAVSWGTYETMKRFFKINFNSM, from the coding sequence atgAACGAATTATCAGTTAATGACGCGTTTGACGAAATTGAAATGGAAtcttttgattttatttGGGAAGAATGGGAAGAATATAAGGGTGACGTTCCCATGTGGcaacatatattttgtgGTAGCATTGCAGGGTTAATGGAGCATGTTTTTATGTACCCATTGGATACCCTGAAAACTTATATTCAAACAAATGATCGTTTAAAAAGTAAGAAAATGTCTGAAATGTGTAACTTATACAGTTGCACAGGTAATAATAACCATTTTAGTGAATTATGTGTACACAATAATGgtattagtaataatattaatattaatgctCATATTGATAAGAAAAAGTTTTGTTCATCCACTGGATGTGATaactgtatatataataagacATGCTGTTATAACATTTGTAATATGAAGATATTTGGAcggtttaataaaaataatatgcgCAGTATGAACACATTTCAAGGATTAGGGGGAAATAAAAACTTACTAAGtaaatttcattataatttacGTGCAGGAGAAAAAGATGTAGCCCATGTCAAGAACAAACAATTTAGGCAAAATAATTATTgcaataaaatattgaataaGCGTTTAAATAGTAAATGTAATGATAAATATGCTAACTGTAATTATAGGCATATGTCATACGCTTTGAAAGGAGGAAGACGGTATAATTTAATTGTCCGGTCTTCCTTAAAATCAGATGATAGCCCTTCGGCATACAACTGTAAAAATAGAAGGGTTAATTCTTTAATgcataatattaacaaaatggaatataataaattgagAAGAGGTTCTGATAAAAGGAAGGAAAATTTAGGAAATGGAAACACTAACATTGCTGTGAAGAACGCTGTGGTTGGATCATCATCAAATGgtagtagtaacaataaaGATAACAACTGTAATAGGAACAATTgcaatttaaaagaaaagaaagtaTGGCTCTTTTtggataataaaaaagaaaacaatttCCGTAAATGGAAAGAAGTTTTATCAAAGAGCATTTACAAGAAGgataaagtaaaagaaaGTTCTCGAAGAATAAATTACTATAAATATTCGATGAAGATTAAAagtatgaaaattttaaaacgtATCCCAAATTTTAGTATTCATTTAAAGTTGTTACTACAAAAGGAAGAtacaaattatttgaaaCATGGCTATCTTACACGTATgcaaaagaataaaattttattgaacTCAATTTTACACAAAAATATActgataaaaaatgaaaaagggaataatacatttctatatattaaaagggGAAATTGTTTAAGTTCTTTGGTGAACAGTATGAAGGAGACACTTATTTGTTCTGTGAAAAAGTGTTACCATTTTAGtagatttaataaaattattaaggtAAAAGATTTTTCTTcaaatttatcttttaagtttttttttcaaaaatttatgtGTGCTGGTGATGCAAACGTGCAAAGGGAAATGTTGaggaattattttaaattgcCTAAAGGCtcagataataataataatagtaagaATAGTAATGGTAGCAATAGTATtacttataataatagttatGGGAATAGTCGTTCTCGTTATTGGAATTATTATAACTTTAGTAGAACAAATAAGAAAGGGAACACATTTCAGAATTgctatatgaatattttgaatacgttgaaaaataaaaaaaattatatcaacACTTTTGCATACTCTgttcaaaaaatgaaaagtgcCCTCCTAACAAATTTTAGattggaaaaaaatacatcatcattaattttatcaaatgAGGAACGAATGAGAAATAAATGTGCAAATTATTCCACattatttagaaataataacatttttttaaataatttaatgtatGTTACGAAAAGCAATAATTGTAAAAGTCTGTTTGATAGAAATATTCATTCATCAAACAAACcgaatttttacaaaaattgtAGTAGGAATCGAATTAGTAAcgaatttaataaaaattttaaaagttttaatttttttaaaagtatttttcCAGATATAAacaatagaataaatattacaacaAGATATAATTGTAgtttaataagaaataatgtGGTGAATTTATACAAAGGAGTAAATGTTGTTATGTTAGGGTGCATTCCGGCACATGCATTGTATTTTTCAACATTTGAATATAGTAAGAAGTATTTTTCAAGTATGAGTACAGGTTACTTTCcagttaatattttaaacagtaatagtaataatagaaGTAGtagaagtaataaaatagatgGAATAAACTACAAACTAAATgacttaaattattttggTATAGCTGTGTCTGGTTTTCTAGCAACAGTAGCACatgatataattattactcCAATTGATACATTAAAACAAAGGATTCAACtaggaataaataaaaattccttagattctttaaaaattttaagagaAAATGGAATTAGAAGTTTATATTTAAGTTTACCAATAACACTGCTGATGAACATACCTTAtcaaattattatgatatgtactaatgaaaaaatgaaaaaaatttactttgAATATGTATGCAATATGAATGGTgcaagtaaaaataattatgaaaataaatatacgaGTCATAAGGATAGTAACTCAGGAAAGGTGAAAGAAGAGTTCAATGATCTACATAATTCTCAAAATAAGAggcaaaatattaatataataaatgaatataatgaattGAAACGGACTGAAAAATGTGGTAATAATACGAGTAATTCAAATTGTAACATGGAAAAAGTTAGTggaatgaataataaattaatgaagTTTTATATTGATCAAGATTTATATTCTATGAACAATTTTAGTAAGAACAGAGAGAggaaatttttacaaaatgatATTGAAAATGCTATAGGAAGAAACCTAACAGGTTTTAATGAAGAACAAACTAATCGTGACCTTTTCATAAAGAATGTTGTTAATAGATTAGAAAATGATTcgagtaataataatggtacACAACATTTTGATCATAAAATAAGGGATTCGTTCGATATTTcgaaacaaaaatttaataataatatggaattaaaaaatatatggatggataattataataaaaatgatttttttaataaaacgtTTAATCATATTACTTCCTATTTCGTATGTGCAGGAATTGGTGGGGGTATAGCAGCTGTAGTAACAAATCCTCTTgatgtaataaaaacaagaatTCAGACAGAATGTTTTAATACAAAaggttttaatttttttagagtAGTTTCTAATTTGTATTATAAGGAAGGACTACGTTCCTTTTTCAAGGGATCCCTAGCAAGAATGGCCTTGTGTATACCGGCTTCAGCGGTATCGTGGGGAACATATGAAACAATGAAGagatttttcaaaattaactTTAATTCCATGTAg